From Chroococcidiopsis thermalis PCC 7203:
GGCTCCGGTGATCTTGGTAGTCATTTTATTTACCCTCGGTTTGATTTTTGAAAAGCAACTGCACGGTACACCTTACTCAGTCGGCGAGTATTTGGTTTTCATCCCTGCCTACCTCTTGAGTGGTTGGAATGTGTTGACGAGTGCTGGACGCAATATCCTCCGAGGTCGAGTATTTGACGAGAATTTTTTGATGACTATAGCGACGTTAGGGGCGATCGCGATTCATCTACTACCAGAAGCCGTAGCGGTGATGTTGTTTTTCAGAGTCGGCGAATTATTTCAGGAATTTGCTGTCGGTCGCTCCAAGAGATCGATTAAGTCTCTATTGGAGTTCCGCCCTGACTATGCCAACTTGAAGGCGAATGGTGAAGTCAAAAAAGTATCGCCAGATGAAGTAGCAGTAGGGGATCTCATCATTGTCAAGCCAGGGGAAAAGATTCCCTTGGACGGTAAGATCGTAGAGGGTGAGGCTCAGCTCGATACCTCTGCCTTAACTGGAGAGTCAGTGCCGCGAACTGCGAAAGTTGGAGACTCCGTTTTGGCAGGTACGATCGACAAAACTGGCGTTCTCACGATCGAGGTAAGCAAACTATTCGGTGAGTCTTCCGTATCCAAAATTTTGGATTTGGTGCAGAATGCCACTAGTAAAAAATCAGAATCGGAGAAATTTATTACTCAGTTCGCCAGGTACTACACCCCTGTTGTCGTTTTTCTCTCTCTGGGAGTAGCGATACTTCCTCCTTTATTTATTGCAGGAGCAGACCGATACCAATGGGTTTATCGCGCCCTGATCTTGCTGGTGATTTCCTGTCCTTGTGGACTCGTGATTAGCATCCCACTCGGCTACTTCGGCGGTGTTGGCGGTGCTGCCAAGCGCGGGATTTTGGTCAAAGGCTCTACCTTTTTAGATGCCCTAACTAGGGTCAAGACAGTAGTGTTTGACAAAACAGGAACGCTGACTAAGGGCGTGTTTAAAGTAGCGCAGATCGTGCCAAAAAATGGGGTTACCCAAGATGAGCTACTCCAACTGGCAGCAGAGGTAGAGTCCCACTCTAACCATCCCGTGGCTGAATCGATCCGAGAAGCGTATGGAAAAAAAATCGACGATTCCCAAGTTGAGGCTTACGAAGAAATTGCCGGTCATGGCATCCGCGCCCTAGTCCGAAATCGGTTAGTAATAGCAGGAAATGACCGCCTATTGCACCGAGAAAATATTTCGCATGATGACTGTGATATAAAGGGTACTGTCGTACATCTAGCTGTAGACAAGGGCTACGCTGGATACATTGTTATTGCTGACGAACTCAAAGACGATGCGTTTCAAGCAATTCAAGCCCTGAAGAAACAGGGAGTTGAGCAAACCGTCATGTTGACGGGAGATAATCGAGCTGTAGCCGAGCGGGTGGCGCAAAATCTCGGTCTAGATGCTTACTATGCCGAGTTACTGCCAGAAGGTAAGGTCGAGGCGATTGAAAAACTCATCTCACAATCTGGAAAAAACAATAAAGTTGTGTTTGTCGGTGACGGAATTAACGATGCCCCAGTAATTGCCAGGGCTGACGTGGGCATGGCAATGGGAGGATTAGGCTCTGATGCGGCGATCGAAACTGCGGACGTAGTGATTATGACCGATGCGCCGTCAAAGGTAGCTGAGGCAATCAAGACTGGTAAAAAGACTCGTCAAATTGTTTGGCAAAATATCATTCTGGCTATGTCAGTCAAGGGTGTATTTATTTTGCTAGGGGCTTTCGGTCTGGCAACTTTGTGGGAAGCCGTCTTTGCTGATGTGGGTGTGGCTTTGCTTGCCATCTTAAATGCTGGCAGAGTTTTGAGAGGAAGTTAGTTTGGAATTAATCAAACAGAAAAATTATTCATCGACCTGTGGAGGTTGAAAAATGGGATTGGGTCATATTTTCAGAGAACTATTGGGTGACGATCGCCACGGACATCATCGCCAAGATCGTCATAACAAGGATCGCGATCGTCATCACAACAGACATCACGATTACGACGATCGCGATCGGCATCATGACTATTACTACGACTATGGCGATCGTGAAGATTGTCATTCAATCCCTAGTCGAAGCCGCCGCTATCAACCGAGCTACCATGATGGAATGGCTGCATCTACCCCAGTAGTTATCTGTCTGAGCTGCGAGAGAGAAAACCCTTATGATGCCAAGTTCTGCATTGAGTGTGGTAGCGTCCTGCGTATCAGCCACTGAGTTTTGCACGTCATGCAATACCCAGTCCAAGAATATACTTGCTTTAAGCTAGCTATGGCACTGGAAGCAACTGTAGCAAACTAATATCCATGTGTGGTTCTACTAGCTATTTTTAATGCCACAGAATCCTGATGGAGGAGGCTAATACTCATGACTCGACGCGCCCTGCTGATAGTAAATCGTCACGCTCGCCGAGGACAGAATAGCAGATCCCAGGCGGTGAACCAGATGCAAAGGCTAGGTTTTGACCTGATGGAGACGGAGACGGAGACAGAGAAACCGCAATACCTATCTGACGTGATTCGTCATTACCGCCACCAGGTTGACTTGGTGATTATTGGGGGAGGGGATGGCACATTGAATGCGGCAGTCGAGGGACTGTTAGATACTCAACTCCCTTTGGGGATTCTACCTTTGGGAACAGCTAATGACCTCGCCCACACCTTGGGGATTCCTTCAAGCTTGCCCGAAGCCTGCCAGATCGTTGCCAAAGGTCAACTACAGCGCATTGACCTCGGTTGGGTGAATGGGAAGCATTTCTTCAATGTTGCTAGTTTAGGGTTGAGCGTCCAAATCACGGAGCGGCTCAATCAAAGGGTGAAGCGTCATTGGGGAGTGCTAGCCTATGCAGTTACAGCTTTAGGAGTGATTTGGCAAGCCCGACCCTTTCGAGCGGATATTCGTCTTGACGGCAAATTAATCCGAGTTAAGACTGTACAAATTGCTGTAGGAAATGGTCGATATTATGGTGGTGGCATGACAATCTGTGAGGATGCAGCAATTGATGACCAACAACTACATCTATACAGTCTGAATGTTCGTCACTGGTGGCAGCTGGTTGCCTCACTGCCAGTAATCTGGCAAGGACGACATAAAGCATGGCTGGGTTTCCATGCTTGCAAGTGTCAAGAAATTGAAGTCTACACTCACGGGCTGTATCCCATTAACACGGATGGTGAACTAACTACCCACACTCCCGCTCAATTTCGCATTATTCCCAAAGCTATATCTGTGCTAATTCCCAAAAAACATTGTTAATCCTTAAATTCTGATAGTGAAGGAACGTTCTGATATTTATCAACCTACTATTGTTCCCGATCGCAAACACTTCTATCAAAGCGACCCAGAAGCCGTGTACGCAATGCAAAAAGTACGGCGACTCTGGATTGTCTTAGGATTGCGGATTAGTCTGTTGCTAGTGGAACTAGCAGTTGGGTTCTGGACTCATAGTCTGTCACTGCTTGCAGTTGCAGGGCATATGCTTTCGGATATCTTTACACTGGGAGCGGCGTCGATTGCAGCTTCTTTAGCACAGCGTCCAGCCACAGGTCGGGCAACTTTTGGGTATCGACGGCTAGAGATTTTAGTCGCACTGATGAATGGATCGATCCTCATCACGATCGCCACTCTCATCGCCTGGAGAGCTATTGAGCGATTCCAAGCTCCAGAACCAGTTTCGGCTTTACCCACACTGATTGTAGCGGCACTGGGCTTGGCGATCAACGGCTTGCTTGTCAGCTTGCTGCACGAAGACAGCGATCGGGACTTGAATCTGCGGGGTGCTTTTCTCCACGTGGTAGCCGATGCCGTCAGCTTTTTCGGCGTAATTTTAGCAGCAATAGTAGTTTATTGGTTCAATTGGTTTTTGGCAGATGCAGTTGCTAGTTTGTTCGTTGCCTGTCTCATTTGTCTGAGTGCCTTGCCGCTCGTTTGGGATAGCTTGAGAATTCTGATGGAATACGCTCCTCCAAACATTGACGT
This genomic window contains:
- a CDS encoding lipid kinase; the encoded protein is MTRRALLIVNRHARRGQNSRSQAVNQMQRLGFDLMETETETEKPQYLSDVIRHYRHQVDLVIIGGGDGTLNAAVEGLLDTQLPLGILPLGTANDLAHTLGIPSSLPEACQIVAKGQLQRIDLGWVNGKHFFNVASLGLSVQITERLNQRVKRHWGVLAYAVTALGVIWQARPFRADIRLDGKLIRVKTVQIAVGNGRYYGGGMTICEDAAIDDQQLHLYSLNVRHWWQLVASLPVIWQGRHKAWLGFHACKCQEIEVYTHGLYPINTDGELTTHTPAQFRIIPKAISVLIPKKHC
- a CDS encoding cation diffusion facilitator family transporter, with translation MKERSDIYQPTIVPDRKHFYQSDPEAVYAMQKVRRLWIVLGLRISLLLVELAVGFWTHSLSLLAVAGHMLSDIFTLGAASIAASLAQRPATGRATFGYRRLEILVALMNGSILITIATLIAWRAIERFQAPEPVSALPTLIVAALGLAINGLLVSLLHEDSDRDLNLRGAFLHVVADAVSFFGVILAAIVVYWFNWFLADAVASLFVACLICLSALPLVWDSLRILMEYAPPNIDVSAVEAVLSANACVRQVDKLHIWTITSGQVVLCAHLAVESLNAQERDSLLLQLQAQLEQAFGIGESTLQIVALNESDSPSETLRERTSYLC
- a CDS encoding heavy metal translocating P-type ATPase, producing the protein MPKPSSNHSGCSSCAGDEHQHDRDDRNHDHDHGHSHGDGEFNLKAELAPVILVVILFTLGLIFEKQLHGTPYSVGEYLVFIPAYLLSGWNVLTSAGRNILRGRVFDENFLMTIATLGAIAIHLLPEAVAVMLFFRVGELFQEFAVGRSKRSIKSLLEFRPDYANLKANGEVKKVSPDEVAVGDLIIVKPGEKIPLDGKIVEGEAQLDTSALTGESVPRTAKVGDSVLAGTIDKTGVLTIEVSKLFGESSVSKILDLVQNATSKKSESEKFITQFARYYTPVVVFLSLGVAILPPLFIAGADRYQWVYRALILLVISCPCGLVISIPLGYFGGVGGAAKRGILVKGSTFLDALTRVKTVVFDKTGTLTKGVFKVAQIVPKNGVTQDELLQLAAEVESHSNHPVAESIREAYGKKIDDSQVEAYEEIAGHGIRALVRNRLVIAGNDRLLHRENISHDDCDIKGTVVHLAVDKGYAGYIVIADELKDDAFQAIQALKKQGVEQTVMLTGDNRAVAERVAQNLGLDAYYAELLPEGKVEAIEKLISQSGKNNKVVFVGDGINDAPVIARADVGMAMGGLGSDAAIETADVVIMTDAPSKVAEAIKTGKKTRQIVWQNIILAMSVKGVFILLGAFGLATLWEAVFADVGVALLAILNAGRVLRGS